The Dehalococcoidia bacterium genome contains a region encoding:
- a CDS encoding CoA transferase translates to MSQGALSGIRVLDFGQYIAGPFAGALLAEQGAEVIKVERPGGDPMRGQDAFMVWNRSKKGIVLDLKKPEGLKIALDLAKKADVIIENFKPGTADKLGIGYDKIKELNPRAVYCSISGFGPKGPYAGWAGYDQIVSTVASVYTEQGLATHPLFIVLPLASLYTAVDAAFYIVSGLCVREKTGRGQKIDVSLFRTILSTFRQFNVDFEGMFRAPWGPTGPMPLYRPYQCKDGEWLFTGLGNPKFFMQFAVELGHDEWLTDPLFEGAPFLIFPPRNAQVMSMLKPLYKTKTRAEWIKQFMDASIPVAPVQNVDDFMAYKQVIASDMVQTVKEPKKGNVREMGVPVALADTPGKIKGPSPQPGQHTREVLKELGYSAQEIKRLKQGNVIKLAPRRK, encoded by the coding sequence ATGTCACAAGGAGCATTATCCGGTATCAGGGTGCTCGACTTCGGCCAGTATATAGCAGGCCCCTTCGCGGGCGCGCTGCTGGCTGAGCAGGGCGCCGAAGTGATCAAGGTTGAGCGGCCGGGCGGTGACCCCATGCGCGGACAGGACGCTTTTATGGTCTGGAACCGCAGCAAGAAAGGTATCGTACTTGACCTGAAGAAGCCCGAGGGGCTCAAGATCGCCCTGGATTTGGCTAAAAAAGCCGACGTAATCATTGAGAACTTCAAGCCGGGCACGGCCGACAAACTGGGCATCGGCTACGATAAGATAAAGGAATTGAACCCGCGGGCGGTGTACTGCTCGATCTCGGGATTCGGCCCAAAGGGGCCTTACGCAGGCTGGGCCGGCTACGACCAGATCGTCAGCACGGTGGCCTCGGTTTACACCGAGCAGGGACTGGCGACGCACCCGCTCTTCATAGTGCTGCCGCTGGCCAGCCTGTACACTGCCGTGGACGCGGCCTTCTATATCGTATCCGGCCTGTGCGTGCGGGAGAAGACCGGCAGGGGACAGAAGATCGATGTCTCGCTTTTCCGCACCATCCTCAGCACCTTCCGCCAGTTCAATGTAGACTTCGAGGGCATGTTCCGCGCCCCCTGGGGCCCCACCGGACCCATGCCGCTGTACCGTCCCTACCAGTGCAAGGACGGCGAGTGGCTGTTTACCGGCCTGGGCAATCCCAAATTCTTCATGCAGTTTGCCGTCGAGCTGGGCCACGATGAGTGGCTGACCGATCCTCTTTTCGAGGGAGCGCCCTTCCTTATCTTCCCGCCGCGCAACGCTCAGGTGATGTCCATGCTCAAGCCCCTGTACAAAACAAAGACGCGAGCGGAGTGGATAAAGCAGTTCATGGATGCAAGCATCCCTGTGGCGCCGGTGCAGAACGTCGACGACTTCATGGCCTACAAGCAGGTAATCGCCAGCGACATGGTGCAGACCGTCAAGGAGCCCAAAAAGGGCAACGTCAGGGAGATGGGTGTGCCTGTGGCCCTGGCGGACACTCCGGGCAAGATCAAGGGGCCGTCGCCGCAACCCGGCCAGCACACGCGCGAAGTGCTCAAGGAGCTGGGTTATTCGGCGCAGGAGATCAAGCGCCTCAAACAGGGTAACGTGATCAAACTGGCTCCGAGGAGGAAATAA
- a CDS encoding long-chain-fatty-acid--CoA ligase, with amino-acid sequence MTHETVTTQFLMASTLKKFSNKVFAKMEDAEYTYYDVHINSNRVANGIQALGYGPGDRVAVAIPNSMEIVYSTYGIFKAGATAVGINMLVGDEDLLFILQDAKVKMALVDLSVQERIMKMKDRLPDLKTIVTVGGVTSGGIIAWDKFLSGQKTQDPPFTAKPDDDALVVYTGGTTGTPKGVIHSQASFYYLLVAQSLAYNLLPSDTIMLMTPLAHAAGAIMYLGCINGVRFIIEKKADLFRLLNLIRDEKVTVMFLVPTIIYILLDVLKSGDYDLSSLRMLLYGAAPMSEGRLAEAMERFGPILVQIYGQTECPQAVTTLTMEDHIRAMKHTRLLSSCGRPCQMVAVRIVDDSGKDLSAGKAGEILVKAPFVMKGYLNHPEMTAATVVDGWLHTGDMGKLDEEGYLYLVDRKKDMIITGAFNVYSASVENVISKHPSVKQVAVIGVPDEKWGEAVTAVVVADGDIEEKEILDFCRGKLNKYELPKKIVFQSQIPVTAVGKIDKKTLRAPFWEGKTRGVN; translated from the coding sequence ATGACGCACGAAACGGTTACCACTCAATTCTTAATGGCGAGCACATTGAAGAAGTTCAGCAACAAGGTCTTCGCCAAAATGGAGGACGCTGAATATACCTACTATGACGTTCACATAAACTCCAACCGCGTGGCTAACGGCATTCAGGCCCTGGGATACGGCCCGGGAGACCGGGTGGCCGTGGCCATTCCCAACAGCATGGAAATCGTCTATTCCACCTACGGTATCTTCAAGGCGGGCGCCACCGCCGTCGGCATCAATATGCTGGTGGGAGATGAGGACCTGCTGTTTATCCTGCAGGACGCAAAGGTGAAGATGGCCCTGGTAGATTTGTCCGTCCAGGAAAGGATCATGAAGATGAAAGATCGTCTGCCTGATTTGAAGACCATCGTGACCGTGGGCGGAGTAACCAGTGGTGGCATCATCGCCTGGGACAAATTTCTCTCGGGGCAAAAAACACAGGACCCGCCCTTCACGGCAAAACCTGATGACGATGCCCTGGTCGTGTACACGGGCGGCACTACAGGCACCCCCAAGGGCGTTATACATTCACAGGCGAGCTTCTACTACCTCCTGGTCGCGCAGTCTCTGGCCTACAATCTACTGCCTTCCGACACCATCATGTTGATGACGCCGCTGGCGCATGCAGCGGGCGCTATCATGTACCTGGGATGTATCAACGGGGTGCGCTTTATAATCGAGAAGAAAGCCGACCTGTTCCGCCTGCTCAATCTCATCCGTGATGAAAAGGTCACCGTTATGTTCCTCGTGCCTACTATAATCTATATACTGCTGGACGTTTTAAAAAGTGGTGACTATGACTTGAGCTCGCTGAGGATGCTGCTTTACGGCGCTGCGCCCATGTCCGAAGGACGGCTCGCGGAGGCTATGGAGCGCTTCGGCCCGATACTGGTGCAAATCTACGGACAGACCGAGTGTCCTCAGGCTGTTACCACGTTGACCATGGAAGACCATATAAGGGCCATGAAGCATACCCGTCTTCTCTCAAGCTGCGGGCGGCCGTGCCAGATGGTTGCAGTCCGCATCGTCGATGACAGCGGGAAGGACCTGTCGGCGGGCAAGGCCGGAGAGATACTGGTTAAAGCTCCCTTTGTAATGAAAGGTTACTTGAACCATCCGGAGATGACCGCTGCTACGGTGGTCGACGGATGGCTGCATACAGGAGACATGGGCAAACTGGACGAAGAGGGTTACTTATATCTGGTCGACCGGAAAAAGGACATGATCATCACCGGCGCTTTCAATGTATACTCCGCCTCCGTTGAGAACGTGATATCCAAACATCCCAGTGTAAAGCAGGTGGCCGTCATAGGTGTCCCGGATGAAAAATGGGGCGAAGCGGTAACTGCTGTGGTCGTGGCCGACGGCGATATAGAAGAAAAAGAGATATTGGACTT
- a CDS encoding enoyl-CoA hydratase-related protein yields MSSTTTFECNRGLAVIRLAQDGPGPDLAARLAVICDELNYDTEIRAAVITGSGPAFCGDAESTRGEQPAFSLSAPVASLNCPVIAAINGDAIGIGLELALACDIRIAAETAHFSLPGIQHGLIPSDGATQRLPRLVGRAKAVEMMLTGEVISADEALRIGLVSRVVPAKDVLNVALEMGREMAGKASWALRYCKEAVYKGLDRTLAQGLQLEGDLYFLLHTTEDRIEGVNAFREKRKPEFKGK; encoded by the coding sequence ATGAGCTCGACTACTACTTTCGAATGCAATCGCGGACTGGCTGTAATCAGGCTGGCGCAGGACGGGCCCGGGCCCGACCTGGCTGCCCGGCTGGCTGTAATCTGCGATGAACTGAACTACGATACTGAGATCAGGGCCGCTGTCATCACCGGCAGCGGCCCTGCCTTCTGCGGAGATGCCGAATCCACCCGCGGGGAACAGCCCGCCTTTTCGCTGTCGGCGCCTGTAGCGTCGCTCAATTGCCCGGTGATCGCGGCCATCAACGGTGACGCCATCGGAATCGGACTGGAGCTGGCGCTGGCCTGCGATATCAGGATCGCGGCGGAAACGGCGCACTTCTCCCTGCCCGGCATCCAGCATGGTCTGATACCCTCGGACGGCGCCACGCAGCGGCTGCCCCGTCTGGTGGGGCGCGCCAAGGCCGTGGAGATGATGCTGACCGGCGAGGTTATATCCGCGGACGAAGCCCTGCGTATCGGGCTGGTCAGCCGGGTCGTGCCGGCAAAAGACGTGCTGAACGTTGCGCTGGAGATGGGACGCGAGATGGCCGGCAAGGCTTCGTGGGCACTCAGGTACTGCAAAGAGGCCGTGTACAAGGGGCTGGATAGGACGCTGGCCCAGGGGCTGCAGCTCGAGGGGGATCTTTACTTCCTGCTGCATACCACCGAAGACCGCATTGAAGGCGTCAACGCCTTCAGAGAGAAGCGCAAACCCGAATTCAAGGGGAAATGA
- a CDS encoding M20 family peptidase, translating into MSFWVIAVSLAALAIVVLIAVIAARTAAFKSRQTKTTEKIDYSIDIDAAASRLSQAITYKTVSSHDRSQFDFEQFTAFQAFLEKSFPRAHTTLAKQLINSYGLLYIWKGANPDLKPVLLMAHQDVVPASEEGWEHPPFSGRIADGRIWGRGTLDDKGSLMGILEAVEHLAKDGFKPSRSIYLAFGFDEEVGGKEGAGKIAEHLRAQGLKFEYIIDEGMAATQGVAPGIPGWVALIGIAEKGYLSLELSTQAEGGHAAQPPRETAVGILAAAVARLQAKPFPARFTEPAAALFDYLGPEMPFPARMIFANMWLFGGLVKGQLAARPVTDASIRTTTAPTQFRGSDQDNILPMLATAVINFRILQGDTIESVTQRVTRITGDPRVKIRPLAGNLFQPSPTSPTSGWSFGMLNGAIRSILPDAIVAPTLVLGRTDSCYFVDLSPCCYRFVPERVRSDELASLHGVNEKLLISSYKEIICFYIHLISGSCK; encoded by the coding sequence ATGTCATTCTGGGTTATCGCAGTGTCGCTCGCGGCACTGGCAATCGTCGTTCTCATAGCTGTAATTGCAGCCAGGACAGCTGCCTTTAAGTCCAGACAGACGAAAACCACTGAAAAGATCGACTATTCTATCGACATCGATGCCGCAGCCTCGCGGTTGTCACAGGCAATAACCTACAAAACGGTCTCGAGCCACGACCGATCGCAGTTCGATTTCGAACAGTTCACGGCCTTCCAGGCCTTCCTTGAGAAATCCTTTCCCCGGGCCCACACCACCCTGGCAAAGCAGTTGATCAACAGCTACGGCCTGCTCTATATCTGGAAAGGCGCTAATCCCGATCTGAAACCCGTGCTGCTGATGGCCCACCAGGACGTCGTGCCCGCCTCCGAGGAGGGATGGGAGCACCCTCCCTTCTCCGGCCGTATAGCCGACGGCCGCATCTGGGGCAGGGGGACGCTGGACGACAAAGGCAGCCTGATGGGCATACTGGAGGCTGTGGAGCACCTGGCCAAAGACGGCTTCAAGCCGTCCCGCTCGATCTACCTTGCCTTCGGCTTCGATGAAGAGGTGGGCGGAAAAGAAGGGGCGGGCAAGATCGCCGAGCACCTCAGGGCGCAGGGCCTTAAGTTCGAGTACATCATAGACGAGGGCATGGCGGCCACGCAGGGGGTCGCGCCGGGCATACCCGGCTGGGTAGCTTTAATCGGCATCGCCGAGAAAGGCTACCTGTCGCTGGAATTGAGCACGCAGGCAGAGGGAGGCCATGCCGCCCAGCCGCCGCGCGAGACCGCGGTAGGCATACTTGCGGCCGCCGTTGCCAGGCTGCAGGCCAAGCCTTTCCCGGCACGGTTTACGGAACCCGCCGCTGCGCTCTTCGACTACCTGGGTCCGGAGATGCCCTTCCCCGCCAGGATGATCTTCGCCAACATGTGGCTGTTCGGCGGCCTGGTAAAAGGACAGCTGGCCGCCAGGCCCGTGACCGACGCCTCCATCAGGACGACCACGGCGCCCACGCAGTTCCGGGGCAGCGACCAGGACAACATACTTCCCATGCTGGCCACGGCCGTGATCAACTTCCGCATACTGCAGGGGGACACCATCGAAAGCGTTACACAGCGCGTGACCAGGATAACAGGCGATCCGCGCGTTAAAATACGTCCCCTCGCCGGCAACCTCTTTCAGCCATCCCCCACCTCACCCACATCCGGGTGGAGCTTCGGCATGCTGAACGGCGCCATCAGAAGTATCCTGCCCGATGCCATAGTGGCGCCCACGCTGGTGCTGGGCAGGACCGACTCCTGCTATTTCGTCGACCTCTCCCCCTGCTGCTACCGGTTCGTGCCCGAGCGTGTCAGGTCGGATGAGCTGGCATCCCTGCACGGGGTTAACGAAAAATTATTGATCAGCAGCTACAAAGAAATAATCTGCTTCTATATACATCTGATAAGCGGCTCATGCAAGTGA
- a CDS encoding SDR family NAD(P)-dependent oxidoreductase has protein sequence MGLLDGKVAVITGSGRGLGKAEALLFASEGAKIVINDLGGGSDGAGSASVPADEVVAEIKKMGGQAVANYDSVATWKGGENIIKTAVDAFGKIDILVNNAGILRDRMVFNMTEDEWDIIQKVHMYGHFFCTRHACAFFRQQRSGRIINTSSQAGLGNLGQANYSAAKEGIVGFTRTVALDMAKYGVTTNCIRPIAATRLTLTPELQAAMEKKAKEGGGGLGLDIGAELKKMAPEHIAPLVVYLATDAAGGINGKTFFVGGGEVGIYSEPTVVTSIFKDGVWTVKELSDLMPKSLTKGMLPPPPPPAK, from the coding sequence ATGGGTTTACTGGACGGTAAGGTAGCCGTAATCACCGGCTCGGGGCGCGGCCTGGGGAAGGCCGAGGCTCTGCTCTTCGCATCTGAAGGGGCCAAGATAGTTATCAATGATCTGGGCGGCGGCTCGGACGGGGCCGGCTCCGCATCCGTACCTGCCGACGAGGTCGTAGCCGAGATCAAGAAGATGGGCGGCCAGGCTGTGGCCAACTACGATTCGGTGGCCACCTGGAAGGGCGGCGAGAATATCATAAAGACCGCCGTCGACGCTTTCGGGAAGATAGACATACTGGTCAACAACGCCGGCATACTGCGTGACCGCATGGTCTTCAATATGACCGAGGACGAGTGGGACATCATACAGAAGGTGCATATGTACGGGCACTTTTTCTGCACGCGGCATGCCTGCGCCTTCTTCCGGCAGCAGCGCAGCGGGCGCATCATCAACACATCATCGCAGGCCGGCCTGGGCAATCTGGGACAGGCCAACTACAGCGCCGCCAAGGAAGGCATTGTCGGCTTCACGCGCACCGTGGCCCTCGATATGGCCAAGTACGGTGTGACCACCAACTGCATACGCCCCATCGCAGCTACCAGGCTGACCCTGACCCCTGAACTGCAGGCGGCAATGGAAAAGAAAGCCAAGGAAGGCGGTGGTGGACTGGGACTGGATATCGGTGCCGAGCTGAAGAAGATGGCGCCTGAGCACATTGCTCCGCTGGTGGTCTATCTGGCAACGGACGCAGCGGGCGGAATCAACGGCAAGACCTTCTTCGTGGGTGGGGGCGAGGTCGGGATCTACTCGGAGCCTACGGTCGTGACGAGCATTTTTAAGGATGGAGTCTGGACGGTCAAAGAGCTGTCCGACCTGATGCCCAAGAGCCTGACCAAGGGCATGTTGCCCCCGCCGCCGCCTCCGGCGAAATAG
- a CDS encoding MFS transporter, with protein MANGNGKNEVKEYRTGGWSAHYVLIICTLLYAINYMDRQVFSVILQPMKMELGLTDAECGLASTVLILGMALFSFPIAHMIDRWSRRKSIGLMAILWSGFTFLTGLATNFVTVLIPRAFVGLGEAGFVPGGTAMISASYSKEKRGRALGIFHIAIPLGAAAGVMLGGIISAKFGWRTPFYYFAIPGVILGILAFFMKDYKTAVDAGASTGIKGFFVALGNVLKLPTIKWFYPALGLAVFMSTSVLIWLPSLIMRVMNVNEASAGMLVGGIGLTAIIGAPLGGVLSDVWRKKDPRGRMYVPAVSYLVSAVLIVIVILTKFSPLGIALAVLYGIIASMAVPAFATVSQDIVPVAHKGLSMGLVVFAQYLFGGAWGPWVIGWLSDLLGGGAEGLSVAVMLSAAVGVVGGIFFLIAARTYPDDAEKVRRETLLAEA; from the coding sequence ATGGCAAATGGTAACGGAAAGAATGAGGTAAAAGAGTACAGGACGGGCGGCTGGAGCGCGCACTACGTTCTCATCATATGCACACTGCTGTACGCCATCAACTACATGGACAGGCAGGTGTTCTCGGTCATCCTGCAGCCCATGAAAATGGAGCTGGGATTGACCGACGCCGAATGCGGACTGGCCTCGACCGTGCTCATCCTGGGCATGGCGCTCTTCTCCTTCCCCATCGCACATATGATCGACCGCTGGAGCCGCAGGAAATCGATCGGACTGATGGCCATCCTGTGGAGCGGCTTCACCTTCCTCACCGGCCTGGCCACCAATTTTGTCACCGTGCTCATACCGCGTGCTTTCGTGGGCCTGGGCGAGGCCGGCTTCGTACCGGGCGGCACCGCCATGATCAGCGCATCCTACTCCAAGGAGAAACGGGGACGCGCGCTGGGCATCTTTCACATAGCCATACCGCTGGGCGCCGCCGCCGGCGTGATGCTGGGCGGCATCATCTCGGCCAAGTTCGGATGGCGCACGCCCTTCTACTATTTCGCCATACCCGGCGTTATCCTGGGCATACTGGCCTTCTTTATGAAGGATTACAAGACGGCGGTCGACGCGGGTGCGTCGACCGGCATCAAAGGATTTTTTGTCGCGCTGGGCAACGTGCTCAAGCTGCCCACCATAAAATGGTTCTACCCGGCCCTGGGCCTGGCCGTCTTCATGTCCACCTCGGTATTGATCTGGCTGCCCAGCCTGATCATGCGCGTGATGAATGTGAACGAGGCTAGCGCCGGCATGCTGGTGGGGGGCATCGGACTGACGGCTATCATCGGCGCGCCGCTGGGTGGCGTGCTGTCGGATGTCTGGCGCAAGAAGGACCCGCGCGGCAGGATGTACGTGCCCGCCGTTTCCTACCTGGTCTCCGCTGTGTTGATCGTGATAGTGATACTGACCAAGTTCAGTCCCCTGGGTATTGCGCTGGCCGTGCTCTACGGCATCATAGCTTCAATGGCGGTGCCGGCTTTTGCCACGGTTTCACAGGACATTGTGCCGGTGGCGCATAAGGGCCTCTCCATGGGCCTCGTGGTATTTGCCCAGTACCTGTTCGGCGGCGCCTGGGGTCCGTGGGTGATAGGCTGGCTGTCCGATCTGCTGGGCGGCGGCGCAGAAGGTTTGAGCGTGGCGGTCATGCTCTCAGCCGCAGTGGGGGTCGTGGGCGGTATATTCTTCCTCATCGCCGCGCGCACCTATCCGGACGATGCGGAGAAGGTCAGGCGCGAGACCCTGCTGGCCGAGGCCTGA
- a CDS encoding enoyl-CoA hydratase/isomerase family protein: MDGFETIIFEKKGHTAFITLNRPRVLNIYNVRMRDELYEVLSAIQSDSDVHVAIIRGAGEKAFCAGADLSEFLSAPAPVFARHVRWQRDVWGLFLNLPQPVIGALHGYVFGSGIEMAMCCDIRIAAEDAVFGLPEVALGFIPAAGATQTVPRAVGPGQALDLLLTGRRVGAQEALEMRLVNRVVPRADLQAEAEKLAEIIAGYDQRAVRKLKESVSRGLDLPVSIRSL, encoded by the coding sequence ATGGACGGATTCGAGACCATCATCTTCGAAAAGAAGGGGCACACAGCCTTCATTACGCTCAACCGTCCCCGGGTGTTGAATATCTACAACGTCCGCATGCGCGACGAGCTTTACGAAGTGCTCTCGGCCATACAATCTGATTCGGATGTACACGTAGCCATAATCAGGGGCGCGGGGGAGAAGGCCTTCTGCGCCGGCGCCGATCTGAGCGAGTTCCTCTCCGCTCCCGCGCCCGTATTTGCCCGCCATGTGCGCTGGCAGAGGGACGTATGGGGGCTCTTTCTCAACCTGCCGCAGCCCGTAATTGGCGCGCTGCACGGCTACGTCTTCGGCTCCGGCATCGAGATGGCCATGTGCTGTGATATCAGGATTGCTGCTGAAGACGCCGTATTCGGGCTGCCGGAGGTAGCGCTGGGCTTCATACCCGCAGCCGGCGCCACGCAGACCGTGCCCCGCGCCGTAGGTCCCGGCCAGGCTCTTGATTTATTGCTGACCGGCCGCCGGGTGGGAGCGCAGGAGGCCCTTGAGATGAGACTGGTCAACCGTGTGGTTCCGCGCGCCGATCTGCAGGCGGAAGCTGAAAAGCTGGCCGAAATAATAGCCGGCTACGATCAAAGGGCAGTGCGGAAGCTGAAGGAATCAGTCTCAAGGGGATTGGACTTACCGGTTTCCATCCGGTCATTGTGA
- a CDS encoding thiolase family protein yields MEGVYIIGVGMTKFGKLPDRTVRGMAEEAASIALEDAGIDKKSLEAAYFSNTFWGMFGNQHSIRGQVVMRGMGIDRIPVTNVENACAGASTALNLACTGIMAGCFDIALAIGSEKITNPDKTLSLAAYASCMDVENFEKHIKMILEVGKTFTIPMPADESAPGEGRSIFMDAYAMNARWHMNKYGSTQRQMALVCAKNHRHGSLNPLAQYRNTMTVDEVLADRRVAYPLTRAMCAPVGDGAAAAIVCSGRYLKKLNGVRVVKILASVPGQGSDRELDGEDIGQRLALKAYAQAGLGPKDVDLAELHDATAWSELHQTEVMGFCPLGEGGPYAETGATALGGKKPVNTSGGLECRGHPIGASGLAQIYEVVTQLRGEAGARQVENARIGLTENGGGNIGVEEAAMCVHILQKVNK; encoded by the coding sequence ATGGAAGGTGTTTATATAATAGGCGTTGGTATGACAAAATTCGGCAAGCTGCCGGATCGTACGGTGAGAGGCATGGCGGAGGAAGCGGCATCGATAGCCTTAGAGGATGCAGGCATAGATAAAAAATCGCTCGAGGCAGCCTATTTTTCTAATACATTCTGGGGTATGTTTGGTAATCAACATTCCATTCGCGGCCAGGTGGTGATGCGGGGTATGGGGATCGACCGCATCCCGGTTACCAATGTCGAGAATGCCTGTGCCGGAGCATCCACAGCTTTGAACCTGGCCTGCACGGGCATCATGGCCGGCTGTTTCGATATCGCTCTCGCCATCGGCTCGGAGAAGATAACCAATCCCGATAAAACACTTTCGCTGGCTGCCTATGCATCCTGCATGGACGTTGAGAACTTCGAAAAGCATATCAAGATGATTCTGGAGGTGGGCAAGACCTTCACCATCCCCATGCCAGCCGATGAGTCCGCACCGGGCGAAGGCCGCAGCATTTTTATGGACGCCTATGCAATGAATGCGCGCTGGCATATGAATAAATATGGGTCCACGCAGCGCCAGATGGCGCTGGTGTGCGCCAAGAACCACAGGCACGGCTCACTCAATCCTCTCGCGCAGTATCGGAATACCATGACCGTTGACGAGGTCCTTGCCGATAGACGGGTAGCCTATCCTCTGACGAGAGCAATGTGTGCGCCCGTGGGCGATGGCGCCGCCGCTGCCATCGTCTGCTCGGGCAGGTATCTGAAGAAGCTAAATGGTGTGAGGGTGGTGAAAATACTGGCTTCCGTACCCGGACAGGGCAGCGACAGGGAGCTTGACGGGGAAGATATCGGGCAGCGCCTGGCGCTGAAGGCATACGCGCAGGCGGGCTTGGGGCCAAAAGACGTGGATTTAGCGGAACTGCATGATGCAACCGCCTGGAGCGAGCTGCACCAGACGGAGGTAATGGGCTTCTGCCCGCTGGGAGAAGGCGGGCCGTATGCCGAGACCGGAGCGACCGCGCTGGGCGGAAAGAAACCCGTCAATACCAGCGGGGGACTGGAATGCCGGGGACATCCCATCGGCGCCTCGGGCCTGGCGCAGATCTATGAAGTCGTCACCCAGTTGAGGGGTGAAGCAGGAGCGCGACAGGTGGAGAACGCCCGCATCGGTCTTACGGAAAACGGTGGGGGCAACATAGGTGTGGAAGAAGCTGCCATGTGTGTGCACATATTGCAGAAGGTAAATAAATAA
- a CDS encoding TetR/AcrR family transcriptional regulator — MPKLRTSIRAVRSQMTRQRIFNTAVSLFLEKGYDSVTIDEICRSVGLTKGAFYSHFKSKDQIVLERMLAVDEHYRTDILPLVENLESSIDKVLAFVRLVIAHMAELGKATVRIAYLTQIGYDEKLSAIMTEKRTLYKIIQALVAEAQEKGELRSDLASAQITQVIIHNIRGIVYNWCLSPSKFDLREAGEDLIQVLSTGLHKP, encoded by the coding sequence ATGCCAAAATTAAGGACAAGCATCCGCGCCGTGCGGTCTCAGATGACCAGACAGCGCATATTCAATACTGCAGTATCTCTATTTCTTGAAAAGGGATACGACAGCGTCACAATCGATGAAATCTGCCGGAGCGTAGGATTGACCAAGGGCGCCTTCTACTCTCATTTCAAATCCAAAGACCAGATCGTTCTGGAAAGAATGCTGGCTGTGGACGAACATTACCGCACAGATATACTGCCGCTGGTTGAAAACCTGGAATCGAGCATCGATAAGGTATTGGCCTTCGTCAGGCTGGTTATCGCTCACATGGCGGAGCTGGGCAAAGCAACGGTCAGAATCGCCTATCTAACACAGATCGGATATGATGAGAAACTCTCCGCCATCATGACAGAGAAAAGGACGCTTTACAAGATAATCCAGGCGTTGGTGGCCGAAGCCCAGGAAAAGGGAGAGTTGAGAAGCGACCTGGCCAGCGCGCAGATCACGCAGGTGATAATACACAATATCAGGGGTATCGTTTACAACTGGTGCCTTTCGCCGAGTAAGTTCGACCTGCGGGAAGCAGGTGAAGACCTGATTCAAGTATTATCTACCGGTTTACACAAACCGTAG
- a CDS encoding CoA transferase, which translates to MMPLEKIRVADFTTMLAGAGVCRELADLGADVIKIEPIDGDSWRMLAGGFMGVNRGKRGIVIDLRQEEARKIAHRLISTCDMVVENSRPGIMKKLGMDYETVKKIKPDILYVSMPAFGSKGPDAERPGYDPLFQAMSGQMLGQGGPGKTPIFHKIQLNDEMGPMLGAFGASLALFNKLRTGQGQFVETSLLRSAVTIQSGNFIQYKGMKRKYLGKPDIKGLGALDRLYQGIDGGWLYIYCPKEAHWQTLCKVLGLTALTTDPRFATPGARKKHDRELTAILEETFFTTPANAWSLLLAMQGVPAAQGQGIVDLLQSDAHCKATGVYEFQEHPQWGKVQLQGINAEFSETPGKVLRPGPMLGEHTTEVLLEIGYTKEQIEDFKARKLVLQAEVPAKK; encoded by the coding sequence ATGATGCCGTTAGAGAAAATCAGGGTAGCAGATTTCACCACCATGCTGGCCGGCGCCGGCGTATGCCGGGAGCTGGCCGACCTCGGCGCGGACGTGATCAAGATCGAGCCTATCGACGGCGATTCCTGGCGCATGCTGGCCGGCGGGTTCATGGGCGTTAACCGCGGCAAGCGCGGCATCGTGATCGACCTCAGACAGGAGGAGGCCAGAAAGATCGCCCACAGGCTGATCTCCACCTGCGACATGGTCGTGGAGAACTCCCGTCCGGGCATCATGAAAAAGCTCGGCATGGACTACGAGACCGTCAAGAAGATAAAGCCGGACATACTATATGTTTCCATGCCCGCATTCGGATCGAAAGGTCCTGATGCGGAACGTCCCGGTTACGATCCCCTATTCCAGGCCATGAGCGGCCAGATGCTGGGACAGGGTGGACCCGGCAAGACGCCGATCTTCCACAAGATACAGCTCAACGATGAGATGGGGCCCATGCTGGGCGCCTTCGGCGCGTCTCTGGCCCTTTTCAATAAGCTGCGCACGGGGCAGGGCCAGTTTGTGGAGACCTCGTTGCTGCGCTCGGCCGTCACGATACAATCGGGCAATTTCATCCAGTACAAGGGCATGAAGCGCAAATACCTGGGCAAGCCGGACATCAAGGGGCTGGGCGCGCTCGACCGCCTCTACCAGGGCATCGACGGCGGCTGGCTTTACATTTACTGTCCCAAGGAGGCGCACTGGCAAACCCTGTGCAAGGTGCTGGGCCTGACCGCCCTCACCACGGATCCGCGCTTCGCCACCCCTGGCGCCCGCAAGAAGCACGACAGGGAGCTCACAGCCATACTGGAGGAGACCTTCTTCACCACGCCCGCCAACGCCTGGTCGCTACTGCTGGCGATGCAGGGCGTGCCCGCAGCGCAGGGCCAGGGCATCGTCGACCTGCTGCAAAGCGACGCTCACTGCAAGGCCACCGGAGTGTATGAATTTCAGGAACATCCGCAATGGGGCAAAGTGCAGCTGCAGGGTATCAACGCGGAGTTCTCGGAGACACCGGGCAAAGTGCTGAGGCCCGGGCCCATGCTGGGCGAGCACACCACAGAGGTGCTGCTGGAGATCGGATATACCAAAGAGCAGATCGAGGACTTCAAGGCCAGGAAGCTGGTCCTGCAGGCCGAGGTACCCGCTAAGAAGTAG